GGGTCACGGCAAGCATTGCAAGTGGCGCACGCCAAGGCTGTATGAACGTCTTCATCATGATTCACCGTATGCGGTAGAGGAGGAAAAAAGCCGCAGGATCAAACGATCCAGGCCGCCAGCAACGAGAATGATCAGGCCCATCACGATCTCCGCAATGAACGGTGACACCCCTTCGATATTCAATGCGGTCTCCAGCGCCTGGATCAGCAACACGCCGAAAAACACTGGCCAGACGCTCGCCGTCCCGCCCTGCAATGCGGTGCCGCCGATCACGGCCGCGGCCACCGACTGCAGCGCCCAACTGACGCCTTCGGTGGGTAAGCCGGTGCCGGTCTTGCAAAAGAGCACGGCGCCGGCCAGGCCCGCCAATGCGCCACAGGCCAGATAGGCGATGCACGTCACCCGGCGACTGTCGACGCCTACCAGCGACGCGGCCTGCGGGTCGCAGCCGACCATGAAGAGGTGCCGCCCGAGGGTGAATTTCTTCAGGATCAGCCCGACCAGCAGCATGCAAATCAAGGCCGGGGCCAGCAGTAGCGGGATCCCCGCGACGTTTTGAAAGGCCAGGTCTGTCAGTGCACTGGCGTCGATGGGCACCACCGGTTGACCGTCATCGGAAATCAGCCGCGCCAGGCCTTGAGCCGCGATCATGCTGCACAGTGTCGCGACAATCGGCTGCACCCGAAGGAAGGCAATCAGCAGCCCATTGAGGCCACCGAACAGCAAACCGGTCACCACCGCGAGGGCGATCGAGGGCGTGCCCAGCCAATCCATGGTCAGTGCCGCGACGGTACTCGAACAGGCCGCGACCGCCCCCACCGAAATATCAAAGCCGCGCACCAGCATCACCAACATCTGCCCCAACGCCAGCAGCGCGAGGATGGCGGCTTGCGAGCCGATGTTTTGCAGGTTGCCCAGGCTTGCGTAATCGGCAACCAGGGCCCCGGCCATCAATAAAACCAGGAGCAAAGCACCGGGGGCCACCAGAAAACGTGCCTGGCGGTTGATCGTTGATGCCTTCATTGAGCGTTGCCCCTGAGCAGATGGATGCAGCGTCGACGAACGTTGGGCATTTGCGGCAGCACCACCGCGGCACCGATAACCAGCGCCATCAGCAACTGCTGCCAGGCCGAAGTCAGGTTGAGCAGCA
The window above is part of the Pseudomonas sp. B21-048 genome. Proteins encoded here:
- a CDS encoding ABC transporter permease, whose protein sequence is MKASTINRQARFLVAPGALLLVLLMAGALVADYASLGNLQNIGSQAAILALLALGQMLVMLVRGFDISVGAVAACSSTVAALTMDWLGTPSIALAVVTGLLFGGLNGLLIAFLRVQPIVATLCSMIAAQGLARLISDDGQPVVPIDASALTDLAFQNVAGIPLLLAPALICMLLVGLILKKFTLGRHLFMVGCDPQAASLVGVDSRRVTCIAYLACGALAGLAGAVLFCKTGTGLPTEGVSWALQSVAAAVIGGTALQGGTASVWPVFFGVLLIQALETALNIEGVSPFIAEIVMGLIILVAGGLDRLILRLFSSSTAYGES